From Xenopus laevis strain J_2021 chromosome 7L, Xenopus_laevis_v10.1, whole genome shotgun sequence, one genomic window encodes:
- the LOC108696143 gene encoding STE20-like serine/threonine-protein kinase isoform X2 produces the protein MSFFNFRKIFKLGGEKKKKQYEHVKRDQNPEELWEIVGELGDGAFGKVYKAQNKETGILAAAKVIDTKSEDELEDYMVEIDILASCDHANIVKLLDAFYYENNLWILIEFCAGGAVDAVMLELERPLTEPQIRVVCKQTLEALIYLHESKIIHRDLKAGNILLTLDGDVKLADFGVSAKNTRTLQRRDSFIGTPYWMAPEVVMCETSKDRPYDFKADVWSLGVTLIEMAQIEPPHHELNPMRVLLKIAKSEPPTLAQPSRWSPEFNDFLKKCLEKNLDARWTTAQLLQHPFVTVVNSNKPLRELIAEAKAEVLEEVEESKEEEEEDGENSLPIPNKRASSDLSIASLEDDKLIQNTSTLEPVSEQAVPTVAENQVIDKENVKVSAQVKEEGDKNIIVDQVNKDASVDQVNKDASVDQVNKDASVDQVNKDASVDQVNKDASVDQVNKDASVDQVNKDASVDQVNKDASVDQVNKDASVDQVNKDASVDQVNKDASVDQVNKDASVDQVNKDASEVVQGIFSAYKALNDGETSSQDTVNEKKEESIPAVELAIGSLKKQSEDISSFPEGGTGKTTLESESKEITDQDEIIPTDSLLPEDVPAVTTDTLIEGKPEIFNITENLENDKAEVSDNYSINDSSEVQNERTESIPKENGIVEAALDETADSEVQSNQGIHVGHPEADLENSEMPNKYSPENHTAADKLNEDSICSDKKQDLVASTAVADQVQENGDQIDDILPSEEGASVTNSEESICKEANNEIHDNNVDVLTKNPDSVSQSNKESEQSPPCDNELKPSVPSISVISADQEEKDNKSSTSTTETFKSEPDHNPKQPETDSDSGVGSTNDSGSMDLNLSISSFLSKGKDSGSLSIQENKRQKKTLKKTRKFIVDGVEVSVTTSKIVTDNDSKSEEMRFLRRQELRELRLLQKEEQRAQQLLSNKLLQQREQIFKRFEQEMTSKKRQYDQDIENLEKQQKQTIERLEQEHTTRLRDEAKRIKGEQDKEYTKFQNVLKNRKKEEQEFVQKQQQELDGSLKKIIHQQKTELANIERDCLNHKQQLMRAREAAIWELEERHLQEKHQLLKQQLKDQYFMQRHQLLKRHEKEMEQMQRYNQRLIEELKNRQTQERARLPKIQRSDAKTRMAMFKKSLRINSSGSPEQDRDKIKQFALQEDKRQKNERLAQHQKHENQMRDLQLQCDANVRELQQLQNEKCHLLIEHETQKLKELDEEHALELKEWREKLRPRKKALEEEFARKLQEQEVFFKMCGESECLNPSTQSRISKFYPIPSMHSTGS, from the exons AGCTGGAGAGGCCACTGACAGAACCTCAAATACGGGTTGTTTGTAAGCAGACCCTGGAAGCGTTGATATATCTGCATGAAAGCAAGATCATTCACCGAGATCTAAAGGCAGGCAATATACTGCTTACGTTAGACGGTGATGTTAAACTGG CTGATTTTGGTGTATCTGCTAAAAATACAAGAACGCTGCAGAGAAGAGATTCATTTATTGGTACCCCTTATTG GATGGCCCCCGAAGTGGTAATGTGTGAGACTTCTAAGGACAGACCATATGACTTTAAAGCTGATGTTTGGTCGCTTGGTGTCACTTTAATAGAAATGGCCCAGATAGAACCTCCTCACCATGAATTAAATCCAATGAGGGTGCTATTAAAGATTGCAAAATCTGAACCCCCGACATTAGCACAGCCATCAAGATG GTCACCAGAATTCAATGATTTCCTTAAGAAATGTTTGGAGAAGAACTTGGATGCAAGGTGGACCACCGCTCAGTTACTACAG CACCCGTTTGTCACTGTGGTAAATTCCAACAAGCCCCTTCGAGAACTAATAGCAGAAGCCAAAGCGGAAGTGTTAGAGGAAGTAGAAGAGTCtaaagaggaagaggaggaagatggAGAAAATTCTTTG CCTATTCCAAATAAGAGAGCTTCATCAGACCTAAGCATTGCTAGCTTAGAAGATGACAAACTCATCCAGAATACCTCAACGTTAGAGCCTGTTTCTGAGCAAGCTGTGCCTACTGTAGCTGAAAATCAAGTTATagataaagaaaatgttaaagtATCTGCACAAGTAAAGGAGGAAGgagataaaaatataattgtggACCAGGTCAACAAAGATGCGTCCGTGGACCAGGTCAACAAAGATGCGTCCGTGGACCAGGTCAACAAAGATGCGTCCGTGGACCAGGTCAACAAAGATGCGTCCGTGGACCAGGTCAACAAAGATGCGTCCGTCGACCAGGTCAACAAAGATGCGTCCGTCGACCAGGTCAACAAAGATGCGTCCGTCGACCAGGTCAACAAAGATGCGTCCGTCGACCAGGTCAACAAAGATGCGTCCGTCGACCAGGTCAACAAAGATGCGTCCGTCGACCAGGTCAACAAAGATGCGTCCGTCGACCAGGTCAACAAAGATGCGTCCGTCGACCAGGTCAACAAAGATGCTTCAGAAGTAGTTCAGGGAATTTTCAGTGCATATAAAGCACTAAATGATGGTGAAACTAGTAGTCAAGATACTGTcaatgaaaagaaagaagagagtaTTCCTGCTGTGGAACTGGCCATCGGTAGCCTGAAAAAACAGAGTGAAGACATTTCTTCATTTCCAGAAGGCGGCACTGGAAAGACCActcttgaaagtgaaagtaaagagATAACTGATCAAGATGAGATTATTCCTACTGATTCTTTGTTACCAGAAGACGTTCCTGCAGTAACAACTGATACACTGATAGAAGGAAAACCAGAAATTTTTAACATcactgaaaatcttgaaaatgatAAAGCTGAAGTTAGCGATAACTATTCTATAAATGACTCTTCAGAAGTACAAAATGAAAGGACAGAGAGTATTCCTAAAGAAAATGGTATAGTTGAGGCAGCGCTTGATGAAACTGCCGATTCAGAGGTGCAGAGCAACCAAGGTATACATGTTGGGCATCCTGAAGCTGATTTGGAAAATAGTGAAATGCCTAATAAATATTCTCCTGAAAATCATACGGCTGCTGATAAATTAAATGAAGATAGTATATGCTCAGACAAAAAACAGGACTTGGTTGCAAGCACTGCTGTGGCCGACCAAGTACAGGAAAATGGTGATCAGATAGATGACATTCTGCCTTCAGAAGAAGGTGCCTCAGTAACAAACTCTGAGGAGTCCATATGTAAAGAAGCCAACAATGAGATTCATGATAATAATGTCGATGTTCTAACTAAAAATCCAGACAGCGTTTCCCAGTCGAATAAAGAATCAGAACAAAGTCCACCTTGTGATAATGAACTTAAGCCTTCTGTACCCAGTATCAGTGTTATATCTGCTGATCAGGAAGAGAAAGACAATAAAAGCTCCACCAGCACAACAGAAACCTTCAAATCAGAGCCAGACCATAACCCGAAACAGCCTGAAACAGATTCTGATTCTGGTGTGGGTTCTACAAATGACAGTGGAAGCATGGACTTGAATTTGTCTATCTCTAGCTTCCTCAGTAAAGGCAAAGACTCTGGATCATTGTCCATACAG gaaaataaaagacagaagaaaactTTGAAGAAAACGCGTAAATTCATAGTTGATGGGGTCGAAGTCAGTGTTACTACATCAAAAATAGTTACAGATAACGATTCTAAGAGTGAAGAGATGCGTTTCCTAcg gcGGCAAGAGCTACGCGAGTTACGACTTTTACAGAAAGAGGAGCAGAGAGCACAGCAGCTTCTTAGCAACAAGTTACTGCAGCAGAGGGAACAGATCTTCAAGCGTTTTGAACAGGAAATGACG AGCAAGAAACGTCAGTATGATCAAGATATTGAAAACCTGGAAAAGCAGCAGAAACAGACCATTGAACGGCTAGAACAAGAGCATACAACCCGCCTGAGAGATGAAGCCAAGCGTATAAAGGGAGAACAGGACAAGGAGTACaccaaatttcaaaatgttttaaaaaatcgaaaaaaaGAG GAGCAAGAATTTGTACAAAAGCAACAGCAGGAGCTGGATGGTTCTTTGAAGAAGATCATCCATCAGCAAAAGACTGAGCTTGCCAACATCGAGAGGGATTGTTTGAATCACAAACAACAGCTCATGAGAG cACGGGAAGCTGCTATCTGGGAGCTAGAAGAACGCCACCTACAGGAGAAGCACCAGCTACTGaagcaacagttaaaagaccagtaCTTTATGCAAAGGCACCAGTTATTGAAGAGACATGAGAAG GAAATGGAACAGATGCAAAGGTATAATCAGCGACTGATAGAAGAACTGAAGAACAGACAAACTCAGGAGCGGGCCCGATTACCTAAAATTCAGCGCAGTGATGCAAAAACCCGAATGGCCATGTTCAAGAAAAGTTTAAGGATTAATTCCTCTGGGTCTCCAGAACAGGACAGAGACAAAATTAAACAG TTTGCCCTTCAAGAGGATAAGAGACAGAAGAATGAAAGGTTAGCTCAGCATCAAAAGCATGAAAACCAGATGCGGGACTTGCAGCTTCAGTGCGATGCCAATGTCCGAGAGCTTCAGCAGCTGCAG AATGAAAAATGCCATCTGTTAATTGAGCACGAAACCCAGAAACTGAAAGAACTAGATGAAGAGCATGCTCTGGAACTGAAGGAATGGAGAGAGAAACTAAGGCCACGCAAAAAG GCACTGGAAGAAGAGTTTGCTAGGAAACTGCAGGAGCAAgaagtcttttttaaaatgtgcggAGAATCCGAATGCCTTAACCCTTCGACTCAAAGCCGTATCTCAAAGTTCTATCCTATTCCCAGCATGCACTCTACCGGCTCATAA
- the LOC108696143 gene encoding STE20-like serine/threonine-protein kinase isoform X1 — protein MSFFNFRKIFKLGGEKKKKQYEHVKRDQNPEELWEIVGELGDGAFGKVYKAQNKETGILAAAKVIDTKSEDELEDYMVEIDILASCDHANIVKLLDAFYYENNLWILIEFCAGGAVDAVMLELERPLTEPQIRVVCKQTLEALIYLHESKIIHRDLKAGNILLTLDGDVKLADFGVSAKNTRTLQRRDSFIGTPYWMAPEVVMCETSKDRPYDFKADVWSLGVTLIEMAQIEPPHHELNPMRVLLKIAKSEPPTLAQPSRWSPEFNDFLKKCLEKNLDARWTTAQLLQHPFVTVVNSNKPLRELIAEAKAEVLEEVEESKEEEEEDGENSLPIPNKRASSDLSIASLEDDKLIQNTSTLEPVSEQAVPTVAENQVIDKENVKVSAQVKEEGDKNIIVDQVNKDASVDQVNKDASVDQVNKDASVDQVNKDASVDQVNKDASVDQVNKDASVDQVNKDASVDQVNKDASVDQVNKDASVDQVNKDASVDQVNKDASVDQVNKDASVDQVNKDASEVVQGIFSAYKALNDGETSSQDTVNEKKEESIPAVELAIGSLKKQSEDISSFPEGGTGKTTLESESKEITDQDEIIPTDSLLPEDVPAVTTDTLIEGKPEIFNITENLENDKAEVSDNYSINDSSEVQNERTESIPKENGIVEAALDETADSEVQSNQGIHVGHPEADLENSEMPNKYSPENHTAADKLNEDSICSDKKQDLVASTAVADQVQENGDQIDDILPSEEGASVTNSEESICKEANNEIHDNNVDVLTKNPDSVSQSNKESEQSPPCDNELKPSVPSISVISADQEEKDNKSSTSTTETFKSEPDHNPKQPETDSDSGVGSTNDSGSMDLNLSISSFLSKGKDSGSLSIQENKRQKKTLKKTRKFIVDGVEVSVTTSKIVTDNDSKSEEMRFLRRQELRELRLLQKEEQRAQQLLSNKLLQQREQIFKRFEQEMTSKKRQYDQDIENLEKQQKQTIERLEQEHTTRLRDEAKRIKGEQDKEYTKFQNVLKNRKKEVINEVETAPKELRKELMKRKKEELAQSQRAQEQEFVQKQQQELDGSLKKIIHQQKTELANIERDCLNHKQQLMRAREAAIWELEERHLQEKHQLLKQQLKDQYFMQRHQLLKRHEKEMEQMQRYNQRLIEELKNRQTQERARLPKIQRSDAKTRMAMFKKSLRINSSGSPEQDRDKIKQFALQEDKRQKNERLAQHQKHENQMRDLQLQCDANVRELQQLQNEKCHLLIEHETQKLKELDEEHALELKEWREKLRPRKKALEEEFARKLQEQEVFFKMCGESECLNPSTQSRISKFYPIPSMHSTGS, from the exons AGCTGGAGAGGCCACTGACAGAACCTCAAATACGGGTTGTTTGTAAGCAGACCCTGGAAGCGTTGATATATCTGCATGAAAGCAAGATCATTCACCGAGATCTAAAGGCAGGCAATATACTGCTTACGTTAGACGGTGATGTTAAACTGG CTGATTTTGGTGTATCTGCTAAAAATACAAGAACGCTGCAGAGAAGAGATTCATTTATTGGTACCCCTTATTG GATGGCCCCCGAAGTGGTAATGTGTGAGACTTCTAAGGACAGACCATATGACTTTAAAGCTGATGTTTGGTCGCTTGGTGTCACTTTAATAGAAATGGCCCAGATAGAACCTCCTCACCATGAATTAAATCCAATGAGGGTGCTATTAAAGATTGCAAAATCTGAACCCCCGACATTAGCACAGCCATCAAGATG GTCACCAGAATTCAATGATTTCCTTAAGAAATGTTTGGAGAAGAACTTGGATGCAAGGTGGACCACCGCTCAGTTACTACAG CACCCGTTTGTCACTGTGGTAAATTCCAACAAGCCCCTTCGAGAACTAATAGCAGAAGCCAAAGCGGAAGTGTTAGAGGAAGTAGAAGAGTCtaaagaggaagaggaggaagatggAGAAAATTCTTTG CCTATTCCAAATAAGAGAGCTTCATCAGACCTAAGCATTGCTAGCTTAGAAGATGACAAACTCATCCAGAATACCTCAACGTTAGAGCCTGTTTCTGAGCAAGCTGTGCCTACTGTAGCTGAAAATCAAGTTATagataaagaaaatgttaaagtATCTGCACAAGTAAAGGAGGAAGgagataaaaatataattgtggACCAGGTCAACAAAGATGCGTCCGTGGACCAGGTCAACAAAGATGCGTCCGTGGACCAGGTCAACAAAGATGCGTCCGTGGACCAGGTCAACAAAGATGCGTCCGTGGACCAGGTCAACAAAGATGCGTCCGTCGACCAGGTCAACAAAGATGCGTCCGTCGACCAGGTCAACAAAGATGCGTCCGTCGACCAGGTCAACAAAGATGCGTCCGTCGACCAGGTCAACAAAGATGCGTCCGTCGACCAGGTCAACAAAGATGCGTCCGTCGACCAGGTCAACAAAGATGCGTCCGTCGACCAGGTCAACAAAGATGCGTCCGTCGACCAGGTCAACAAAGATGCTTCAGAAGTAGTTCAGGGAATTTTCAGTGCATATAAAGCACTAAATGATGGTGAAACTAGTAGTCAAGATACTGTcaatgaaaagaaagaagagagtaTTCCTGCTGTGGAACTGGCCATCGGTAGCCTGAAAAAACAGAGTGAAGACATTTCTTCATTTCCAGAAGGCGGCACTGGAAAGACCActcttgaaagtgaaagtaaagagATAACTGATCAAGATGAGATTATTCCTACTGATTCTTTGTTACCAGAAGACGTTCCTGCAGTAACAACTGATACACTGATAGAAGGAAAACCAGAAATTTTTAACATcactgaaaatcttgaaaatgatAAAGCTGAAGTTAGCGATAACTATTCTATAAATGACTCTTCAGAAGTACAAAATGAAAGGACAGAGAGTATTCCTAAAGAAAATGGTATAGTTGAGGCAGCGCTTGATGAAACTGCCGATTCAGAGGTGCAGAGCAACCAAGGTATACATGTTGGGCATCCTGAAGCTGATTTGGAAAATAGTGAAATGCCTAATAAATATTCTCCTGAAAATCATACGGCTGCTGATAAATTAAATGAAGATAGTATATGCTCAGACAAAAAACAGGACTTGGTTGCAAGCACTGCTGTGGCCGACCAAGTACAGGAAAATGGTGATCAGATAGATGACATTCTGCCTTCAGAAGAAGGTGCCTCAGTAACAAACTCTGAGGAGTCCATATGTAAAGAAGCCAACAATGAGATTCATGATAATAATGTCGATGTTCTAACTAAAAATCCAGACAGCGTTTCCCAGTCGAATAAAGAATCAGAACAAAGTCCACCTTGTGATAATGAACTTAAGCCTTCTGTACCCAGTATCAGTGTTATATCTGCTGATCAGGAAGAGAAAGACAATAAAAGCTCCACCAGCACAACAGAAACCTTCAAATCAGAGCCAGACCATAACCCGAAACAGCCTGAAACAGATTCTGATTCTGGTGTGGGTTCTACAAATGACAGTGGAAGCATGGACTTGAATTTGTCTATCTCTAGCTTCCTCAGTAAAGGCAAAGACTCTGGATCATTGTCCATACAG gaaaataaaagacagaagaaaactTTGAAGAAAACGCGTAAATTCATAGTTGATGGGGTCGAAGTCAGTGTTACTACATCAAAAATAGTTACAGATAACGATTCTAAGAGTGAAGAGATGCGTTTCCTAcg gcGGCAAGAGCTACGCGAGTTACGACTTTTACAGAAAGAGGAGCAGAGAGCACAGCAGCTTCTTAGCAACAAGTTACTGCAGCAGAGGGAACAGATCTTCAAGCGTTTTGAACAGGAAATGACG AGCAAGAAACGTCAGTATGATCAAGATATTGAAAACCTGGAAAAGCAGCAGAAACAGACCATTGAACGGCTAGAACAAGAGCATACAACCCGCCTGAGAGATGAAGCCAAGCGTATAAAGGGAGAACAGGACAAGGAGTACaccaaatttcaaaatgttttaaaaaatcgaaaaaaaGAG GTAATTAATGAAGTGGAGACAGCACCTAAAGAGCTGAGAAAAGAGCTCATGAAACGCAAGAAAGAGGAGCTTGCACAAAGCCAGCGTGCTCAG GAGCAAGAATTTGTACAAAAGCAACAGCAGGAGCTGGATGGTTCTTTGAAGAAGATCATCCATCAGCAAAAGACTGAGCTTGCCAACATCGAGAGGGATTGTTTGAATCACAAACAACAGCTCATGAGAG cACGGGAAGCTGCTATCTGGGAGCTAGAAGAACGCCACCTACAGGAGAAGCACCAGCTACTGaagcaacagttaaaagaccagtaCTTTATGCAAAGGCACCAGTTATTGAAGAGACATGAGAAG GAAATGGAACAGATGCAAAGGTATAATCAGCGACTGATAGAAGAACTGAAGAACAGACAAACTCAGGAGCGGGCCCGATTACCTAAAATTCAGCGCAGTGATGCAAAAACCCGAATGGCCATGTTCAAGAAAAGTTTAAGGATTAATTCCTCTGGGTCTCCAGAACAGGACAGAGACAAAATTAAACAG TTTGCCCTTCAAGAGGATAAGAGACAGAAGAATGAAAGGTTAGCTCAGCATCAAAAGCATGAAAACCAGATGCGGGACTTGCAGCTTCAGTGCGATGCCAATGTCCGAGAGCTTCAGCAGCTGCAG AATGAAAAATGCCATCTGTTAATTGAGCACGAAACCCAGAAACTGAAAGAACTAGATGAAGAGCATGCTCTGGAACTGAAGGAATGGAGAGAGAAACTAAGGCCACGCAAAAAG GCACTGGAAGAAGAGTTTGCTAGGAAACTGCAGGAGCAAgaagtcttttttaaaatgtgcggAGAATCCGAATGCCTTAACCCTTCGACTCAAAGCCGTATCTCAAAGTTCTATCCTATTCCCAGCATGCACTCTACCGGCTCATAA